A region from the Arachis ipaensis cultivar K30076 chromosome B01, Araip1.1, whole genome shotgun sequence genome encodes:
- the LOC107617270 gene encoding DNA ligase 1-like yields the protein MGEEEPVTEVSKADSNGKSLLEKTLNEGAENKDLGTDGGNVLENNGVKKLKGAEINGANEEKRADGVEEIEGDKKVGSAEEAKDDKKIEEAKDDKKVEDVKEVKKDKKDDDVEEENEDKKDDGAEVKEDKEVNSVEEVKENKEVVSVEEGKEDKEIDGVKEVSEVKKDDDGLKPENEKTDADEVKESKEEKEKVEAEKPEVDAMEVDGNTKDMQESGEKKDKEKIEAELDGNKEEEDEDVDNAGKSKEEDKAEDNKDNKGSKKRSRGKVNGEKVKEKKKELTKIEPRTPTVDRPVRERKSVERLVASIEKDANKEFHIEKGRGTPLKDIPNVAFKLSRRKTDDTFKLLHTILFGRRGKVCSASSNISRFSGFVWHDNEEKHMIKVKEKFDKCNKEKLLEFCDVLDIAIAKATTRKEDIISKLIDFLVAPHATTTVLLAEKEKGRKRKRVVKRGTSRSGITTSRRSTKSRKKNEDSSPAEETRSDTENESEDEEKDKENEEENENGVHDKSEDETPEKSESEDESDSASESEDDKKRKQNSKASSTKKESATKSKAESVTVTKKSRSTPKRTPKKSSATTTKVDDEGEESPKVFSRKKQNDKAGKQKTSTPSKFASKEKTEKVTKGKGKKNQKKIPTDDQLRNSICEILKEVDFNTATFTDILKQLATRFDLDLTPRKASIKIMIQEELTKLADEADEEDEEDAEKGETQPTGQEVEI from the exons ATGGGTGAGGAAGAACCTGTGACTGAAGTTTCCAAAGCAGATTCAAATGGCAAGAGTTTGTTGGAGAAAACTTTAAATGAAGGGGCAGAAAATAAGGACTTGGGAACTGATGGAGGAAATGTCTTGGAGAATAATGGAGTAAAAAAGTTGAAAGGGGCTGAAATAAATGGAGCTAATGAAGAGAAGAGAGCTGATGGTGTGGAAGAGattgaaggagataaaaaagTTGGTAGTGCAGAAGAAGCAAAAGATGACAAGAAAATTGAAGAAGCAAAGGATGACAAGAAAGTTGAAGATGTGAAAGAAGTAAAAAAGGACAAGAAAGATGATGATGTGGAAGAAGAAAACGAGGACAAGAAAGATGATGGTGCAGAAGTCAAAGAGGATAAGGAAGTTAACAGTGTCGAAGAAGTAAAGGAAAATAAGGAAGTTGTTAGTGTGGAAGAAGGAAAGGAGGATAAGGAAATTGATGGTGTGAAAGAAGTATCAGAGGTTAAGAAAGATGATGATGGACTTAAACCTGAGAATGAGAAAACAGATGCAGATGAGGTCAAGGAAAgtaaagaagaaaaggaaaaggttGAAGCTGAAAAACCAGAAGTGGATGCAATGGAAGTAGATGGTAACACTAAAGACATGCAGGAGAGTGGGGAAAAGAAAGACAAGGAGAAAATCGAAGCAGAGCTGGACGGCAACAAGGAAGAGGAGGATGAGGATGTGGATAATGCTGGAAAGTCAAAAGAAGAAGACAAAGCTGAAGATAACAAGGATAATAAAGGATCGAAAAAGCGTTCGAGAGGGAAGGTCAATGGGGAGAAagtgaaagagaaaaagaaggaatTGACGAAGATAGAGCCAAGGACTCCAACTGTTGATCGTCCTGTTCGAGAGAGGAAATCTGTTGAGAGGTTGGTAGCATCAATAGAGAAAGATGCAAACAAAGAATTCCACATCGAAAAG GGTCGTGGCACACCTTTAAAAGATATACCCAATG TGGCATTTAAATTATCTAGAAGGAAGACTGATGATACTTTCAAGTTGCTCCATACAATTCTCTTTGGAAGGAGAGGGAAGGTATGTTCTGCTTCATC TAATATATCAAggttttctggttttgtgtggCATGACAATGAG GAAAAGCATATGATCAAAGTTAAGGAAAAATTTGACAAGTGTAACAAAGAAAAACTACTGGAATTCTGTGATGTGCTTGACATAGCAATTGCCAAGGCAACAACAAGGAAG GAAGATATTATTTCCAAGTTGATTGACTTCTTAGTTGCTCCTCATGCAACCACAACTGTGCTACTTGCAGAAAAAGAAAAGG GAAGAAAGCGCAAGCGTGTTGTGAAACGAGGTACTTCAAGGTCTGGGATAACAACTTCAAGACGTTCTACTAAG AGTCGGAAGAAAAATGAAGATTCTTCACCAGCAGAGGAAACAAGGAGTGACACAGAAAATGAGTCTGAGGATgaagagaaagacaaagaaaatgAGGAGGAGAATGAAAATGGTGTTCATGACAAATCTGAGGATGAAACGCCAGAGAAATCTGAAAGTGAGGATGAAAGTGATTCTGCAAGTGAATCTGAAGATGAtaaaaaaaggaaacaaaattCAAAAGCGTCATCCACAAAGAAAGAATCTGCTACAAAAAGTAAAGCTGAGAGTGTTACAGTTACCAAAAAATCTCGGTCAACGCCAAAGAGGACACCTAAGAAATCATCAGCCACCACTACCAAGGTTGATGATGAGGGCGAAGAAAGTCCAAAGGTCttttcaagaaagaagcaaaatgATAAGGCTGGAAAGCAGAAGACATCAACTCCATCCAAGTTTGCTTCCAAAGAGAAAACAG AAAAAGTTACCAAAGGAAAGGGCAAGAAGAATCagaaaaagatccccactgatgATCAGCTGCGCAATTCAATTTGTGAAATTCTTAAAGAAGTTGATTTCAATACG GCCACATTTACTGATATTCTGAAGCAACTAG CCACACGTTTTGATTTGGATCTCACACCGAGAAAGGCATCTATAAAGATCATGATTCAAGAGGAGCTGACAAAGCTAGCTGATGAAGCAGacgaagaagatgaagaggatgctGAGAAAGGGGAAACCCAACCTACTGGCCAGGAAGTTGAAATCTGA
- the LOC107645582 gene encoding uncharacterized protein LOC107645582: protein MYVCLDGCKKGFKAGCCPLIGLDGAFLKTQFGGQILSAVAHDANNHIYPIAWAIVDVENKENWRWFLDMLLDDLGDYMANKWAFMSDMQKGLASAVKELMPNVHHRCVWHLWKNFNKQWKEQEYRGLLWECARETTRHGFDQKMDRLKRLNEGAWAYLDKWPKEAWTRAYFRHDQKIDNICNNACEVFNSRIKEYRAKPIITLLEEVRMFAMRSIAKNKVKLSHHVGKLPPIQHSRLQKIRKESQKWTPIWSGDEEYQRFEIHGWPTNMAVDLGKSICTCRFWQITGMPCVHACAAISKINRNAEDFCHHWLTMEAYRDTYKHSLNPIPGQDL from the exons ATGTATGTATGCCTGGATGGATGTAAGAAGGGTTTTAAGGCTGGCTGCTGCCCACTGATCGGACTCGACGGAGCCTTCTTGAAGACTCAGTTTGGGGGACAAATACTCTCAGCAGTGGCTCACGACGCCAACAACCATATATATCCAATTGCGTGGGCAATTGTTGATGTTGAGAATAAAGAGAATTGGAGGTGGTTTTTGGACATGCTACTTGATGACTTGGGTGACTACATGGCTAACAAATGGGCTTTTATGTCAGACATGCAAAAG GGTTTGGCTTCAGCAGTAAAGGAGCTTATGCCCAATGTACACCATCGATGTGTCTGGCATCTATGGAAGAATTTTAACAAACAATGGAAAGAGCAGGAGTACAGAGGACTATTATGGGAGTGTGCTAGGGAAACAACTCGCCATGGTTTTGATCAGAAGATGGATAGGTTAAAGAGACTCAACGAGGGAGCTTGGGCATATTTGGATAAGTGGCCTAAAGAAGCATGGACTAGGGCATATTTCCGACACGATCAAAAAATTGATAACATTTGTAACAATGCCTGCGAGGTTTTTAACTCGAGGATCAAGGAATACAGAGCTAAGCCTATAATCACCTTGTTAGAGGAGGTTCGGATGTTTGCGATGCGGTCCATTGCAAAAAACAAGGTCAAGTTATCCCACCATGTTGGTAAGCTCCCACCAATCCAACAtagtagattgcagaaaattcgGAAAGAATCTCAAAAATGGACACCGATCTGGAGTGGAGACGAAGAGTATCAAAGATTTGAGATCCACGGTTGGCCTACCAACATGGCTGTTGACTTGGGAAAGAGCATATGCACCTGTAGATTTTGGCAAATAACAG GCATGCCGTGTGTCCATGCATGTGCAGCCATCTCCAAGATAAATCGAAATGCTGAGGATTTTTGTCATCATTGGCTGACCATGGAAGCTTATAGAGATACCTACAAGCACTCTCTCAATCCAATACCAGGACAAGATCTTTAG